One window of Botrimarina mediterranea genomic DNA carries:
- a CDS encoding DUF1559 family PulG-like putative transporter — MRVSPLRTNHRIQPLAFTLVELLVVIAIIGILVALLLPAVQAAREAARRVQCVNQVKQIMLSMHNHVDAKKVFPSGGVIPWPNINWYRDEDTANQGLGWTYQILPYLEEGAVTNLTEQWQLEDTAVAGYNCPSRRGITRAVRASDFPSPNGPVYPTLVDYAAAVPFPSDSQLFDLFNVQIGTSPFFDDDATTQDTKGCARRPLWGFLGNGAIHDVPGGKVKGSPGYVGYWGVITRSNLYKTSATAGTVTGYYTKVNFAKITDGSSHTFVVAEKQLNPNYYDRGEWHDDHGWAGGWDPDTVRSCVCKFGPDVVSDAPGNETSGNLQGYRFGAAHPAGMNAGFADGSVHNISYDTDHRLFNHLGHRSDGEIVGDF; from the coding sequence ATGCGCGTATCGCCCCTGCGTACAAATCATCGGATTCAACCCCTTGCATTCACCCTTGTCGAACTGCTCGTGGTCATAGCGATCATCGGCATCCTCGTCGCGCTTCTGCTGCCAGCTGTTCAGGCGGCGCGCGAAGCGGCCAGACGCGTGCAATGTGTCAACCAAGTAAAGCAAATCATGCTTTCGATGCATAATCACGTCGATGCCAAGAAGGTTTTCCCTTCCGGGGGCGTCATACCGTGGCCGAACATCAATTGGTATCGCGATGAAGACACCGCTAATCAAGGGTTGGGGTGGACCTATCAGATACTTCCCTATCTTGAAGAAGGCGCGGTGACAAACCTCACGGAGCAATGGCAGCTAGAGGACACCGCAGTTGCCGGCTACAACTGCCCAAGTCGGCGAGGAATCACACGTGCCGTGCGTGCAAGTGATTTTCCCAGCCCAAACGGGCCTGTCTACCCGACACTAGTTGACTATGCAGCGGCGGTGCCATTTCCAAGCGACTCTCAACTATTTGATCTATTCAATGTTCAAATAGGCACGAGTCCCTTTTTCGACGATGACGCTACAACTCAAGACACGAAGGGGTGCGCCCGTCGCCCGCTATGGGGTTTTCTTGGCAATGGAGCTATACACGACGTCCCAGGTGGAAAGGTGAAAGGCAGCCCGGGGTACGTGGGGTATTGGGGGGTGATTACACGTAGTAATCTCTATAAGACCAGTGCAACCGCAGGAACAGTAACCGGTTATTACACAAAAGTGAACTTCGCAAAAATCACTGATGGTAGTAGCCACACTTTTGTAGTTGCAGAAAAGCAATTGAATCCCAATTACTACGATCGCGGTGAGTGGCATGACGATCACGGCTGGGCTGGCGGGTGGGACCCAGACACCGTGCGTTCCTGTGTATGCAAGTTTGGACCTGACGTTGTGAGTGATGCGCCCGGAAATGAGACTAGCGGCAACCTTCAGGGTTATCGTTTTGGGGCTGCCCATCCTGCTGGAATGAATGCCGGGTTTGCCGATGGGTCTGTACACAACATTAGCTACGATACGGATCACCGGCTGTTCAATCACCTTGGTCACCGTAGTGATGGCGAGATCGTCGGCGATTTCTAG
- a CDS encoding sigma-70 family RNA polymerase sigma factor, producing the protein MDKSEEYQEVVEQLVGMQLALHRYLLTILGDSDAASTVLQEANIVLLKKWADYTPGTNFVAWARSVAYMQALAYVRDRRRERLVFSEEVVRQLEQRAELNDDTSEDRLALRHCLAQLSKGSLELVQLRYRDGSTIDEMAGKMGKSSSSIKVALHRIRRGLLTCVQRQLADVRN; encoded by the coding sequence ATGGATAAGTCGGAAGAGTACCAGGAGGTCGTCGAGCAACTGGTCGGTATGCAGCTTGCGTTGCACCGGTACCTGCTGACGATCCTCGGCGACAGTGATGCCGCATCGACGGTGCTCCAGGAAGCCAACATCGTCTTGTTGAAGAAGTGGGCAGACTACACGCCTGGCACTAATTTCGTCGCTTGGGCCCGCAGCGTCGCCTATATGCAGGCCCTGGCGTACGTGCGTGATCGGCGCCGCGAGCGGCTAGTCTTCAGTGAGGAGGTGGTGCGGCAACTCGAGCAGCGAGCGGAACTGAACGACGACACGTCGGAGGACCGCCTTGCGCTGCGACACTGTCTCGCGCAGCTGAGTAAGGGCAGTCTTGAACTGGTCCAGCTCCGTTATCGGGACGGAAGCACGATCGACGAGATGGCGGGCAAGATGGGGAAGAGCTCCTCATCGATTAAGGTTGCCTTGCACCGCATTCGTCGCGGCCTGCTGACGTGTGTGCAGCGGCAGTTAGCCGACGTGAGGAACTAA